One region of Triticum aestivum cultivar Chinese Spring chromosome 6B, IWGSC CS RefSeq v2.1, whole genome shotgun sequence genomic DNA includes:
- the LOC123133966 gene encoding protein GLUTAMINE DUMPER 2-like, which yields MRPGAEYPMAHGPAAAAPRSTWQTPVPYLFGGLATMLALIALSLLTLACSYWKLSGGLAGPDEDQPAGPDGEKGSAAGPAREWLGHVVVIMAGDEQPSFLATPASMTSRAADGGAETAAGATACCAACRSEERKIADAREAGARPAGSEDDAQRQSPSELASSSTSSSVISS from the coding sequence ATGAGGCCTGGAGCCGAGTACCCCATGGcccacggccccgcggcggcggcgccgcgcTCGACGTGGCAGACGCCGGTGCCGTACCTCTTCGGCGGGCTCGCGACGATGCTGGCCCTCATCGCGCTCTCGCTCCTCACCCTGGCCTGCTCCTACTGGAAGCTCTCCGGCGGCCTCGCCGGCCCGGACGAGGACCAACCCGCGGGCCCCGACGGCGAGAAGGGCTCGGCCGCCGGGCCCGCGAGGGAGTGGCTGGGGCACGTGGTGGTCATCATGGCCGGCGACGAGCAGCCGAGTTTCCTGGCCACGCCGGCGTCGATGACGAGCCGCGCCGCGGACGGCGGCGCCGAGACGGCGGCCGGCGCCACGGCGTGCTGCGCCGCGTGCAGGTCAGAGGAGAGGAAGATAGCGGATGCGCGCGAGGCCGGCGCGCGGCCAGCCGGCTCCGAAGACGACGCGCAGAGGCAGAGCCCGAGTGAGCTGGCTAGCAGTAGCACTAGTAGCTCTGTAATTAGCAGCTAG